Proteins from a single region of Desulfobacter postgatei 2ac9:
- a CDS encoding ribonuclease D — translation MVYQFITTDKDLAQVCLKLEPCEIIGVDLEADSMHCFSEKICLIQIAGPNQAWLLDPFLINDFLPFSRILENPEIIKVFHGSDFDVRSLDRELSVEIENLFDTEIACRFLNIKERGLGALLKSFFDIDVDKKYQKVDWSKRPLKEEMIAYSVGDVATLVDLHDLLKERLEKIGRLAWAEEEFELQARVKYESNHSRPLFRRFKGAGKLDNRSLAVLEHLLEVRLSEAEKKDLPPFKIMSNQSILTMVQHRPTSVESILKHRALSPKQSGMYGQLCVKAIETALALPHRELPSYPKTRMPRKTSQILARIDALKKMRETASQTLAMEPGFLINNNMICAVAAGKPASLEDLLLIPGMRNWQVEALGEHILETLSRVQ, via the coding sequence GTGGTTTATCAGTTTATAACAACGGACAAAGACCTGGCACAAGTATGCCTGAAACTTGAACCCTGTGAAATAATCGGTGTGGATCTGGAAGCCGATTCCATGCACTGTTTTTCAGAAAAGATATGCCTGATCCAGATTGCAGGCCCAAACCAGGCCTGGCTGCTGGATCCTTTTCTGATCAATGATTTTTTACCCTTTTCCCGAATTCTTGAAAACCCGGAGATTATCAAGGTGTTTCATGGATCAGACTTTGATGTCAGAAGCCTTGACCGGGAGTTGTCCGTTGAAATTGAAAACCTGTTTGACACCGAGATTGCCTGCCGTTTCTTAAATATTAAGGAACGGGGATTGGGCGCACTTTTGAAATCTTTTTTTGATATTGATGTGGATAAAAAATACCAGAAGGTGGACTGGTCAAAACGGCCCTTGAAAGAGGAGATGATTGCCTACAGTGTGGGGGATGTGGCAACGCTTGTGGACCTGCATGACCTTTTAAAAGAACGTCTTGAAAAGATCGGGCGTCTGGCCTGGGCTGAAGAGGAGTTTGAGTTGCAGGCCAGGGTCAAATACGAGAGCAATCATTCAAGACCCTTGTTCAGACGGTTCAAGGGAGCCGGAAAACTTGACAACCGCAGCCTTGCCGTGCTGGAGCATTTGCTGGAAGTCCGACTTTCCGAGGCCGAGAAAAAGGATCTGCCTCCCTTTAAAATTATGTCCAACCAGTCCATTCTGACCATGGTTCAGCACAGGCCGACCAGTGTCGAGTCGATATTGAAACATCGGGCCCTTAGCCCTAAACAGAGCGGCATGTACGGGCAGTTATGCGTCAAGGCCATTGAAACCGCTCTTGCCTTACCTCACCGGGAACTGCCGTCCTATCCCAAAACCCGGATGCCCAGGAAAACCTCCCAGATCCTTGCCCGTATTGATGCATTGAAAAAAATGCGTGAAACAGCGTCCCAGACTTTGGCCATGGAACCGGGATTTTTGATCAACAACAATATGATTTGCGCTGTGGCTGCGGGCAA